In Macrobrachium rosenbergii isolate ZJJX-2024 chromosome 48, ASM4041242v1, whole genome shotgun sequence, one DNA window encodes the following:
- the LOC136831337 gene encoding uncharacterized protein, translated as MDAAWVFWTTLALILMQSDGLTLRTTGVESPQSTQLRLMTKAEGEALQRRVPAIRENEIAAIFRGVAYGAPTQGRPNDSSTVQVTTETIVFNFPSTSSSSSFQSAVSTLGPSKFTSEVPVSHGNHRDKNRQVTLHNHTSNFKDIREIPQEIGTSDSRRTKEGPVNNDILVVSTYAPLATSRTALDVSRRPENNGKGRGIDGSKNKGVWISGFPNSLDGVAWSIHVYVSVGLFTLLGLVSLCLMARVALCTHLLPRTHYLSLHVFIFCASFVRSLDILLESHDMKYLFPITIAMVAGEFGWPCLTAALAVLLIAVLKEWQHPNHPHRALVLYLFTGLHLVALPIAHFSVLWLEQDNIPVVVIIRAFSTGWGGAIGIGGMWAVWRESRDNSSHMTGVQSNNNVGNHPNISHPARLVLTAALTQLLLAGLHLYSLLVPNSPETHAWIWWSCVTVSRGLELIVGSTLLTAAALTLTRQSPCNVFSSCCQKRTVEIVHPAEIKMIHPMGVYTLQPARPKNEHAQTIAALSLSNSYKEKRDQSSLDYVTSDFQLVWSHSRQRPLGASQNTQHLLGDDGVLQSCTDKPFNDLPNAHILTHKPRIGVIDPFLGPSAFTAVVPRNRMYVDPQSCLPLQEDLKSSQDGGLNYASKSSTLLSGSSGSSKLYSSPQIPLRSSRSWDEISTGHIYEDLTKAKHGSVDEGLSDLSDLNSENMNDLFFSEAGSPVFIRPARKQQKRNYAACYIRANYLKQNSVPPLSIMSQHRDSGGIFQSDPSQAVGSHKQPIEQSGNKLNSTQRSITKQNSTQVPSNRQMSSQNPLNEFCPDIIPTNSKIAPLPDLPTTHNSSQHVAIHTPSTRTISMNQLLPSGSTKPRGQL; from the coding sequence ATGGATGCAGCATGGGTTTTCTGGACGACCCTGGCATTGATCTTGATGCAATCTGATGGCCTTACCCTTAGGACAACGGGGGTCGAGTCCCCTCAGTCGACCCAACTGCGTCTGATGACGAAGGCAGAAGGCGAGGCCCTACAACGAAGAGTTCCTGCCATCAGAGAGAACGAAATAGCCGCCATTTTCCGAGGCGTGGCTTACGGGGCGCCTACTCAAGGACGTCCTAATGATTCTTCGACAGTTCAAGTGACCACAGAAACCAtcgttttcaattttccttccacctcctcttcatcttcttttcaaTCGGCAGTGTCTACATTAGGTCCATCAAAATTCACCAGTGAAGTCCCAGTCTCACATGGAAACCACCGTGATAAAAACAGACAAGTAACTTTGCATAATCATACTTCTAATTTCAAAGACATCCGTGAAATTCCACAGGAAATCGGTACCTCCGATAGCCGAAGAACTAAAGAGGGTCCTGTTAATAACGATATTTTAGTTGTTTCCACTTATGCCCCTTTGGCCACAAGCCGTACGGCCCTCGATGTCAGCAGAAGACCTGAAAATAATGGTAAGGGAAGAGGAATTGATGGCTCAAAGAATAAAGGTGTTTGGATCAGTGGCTTCCCTAATTCTCTTGATGGAGTAGCGTGGTCAATCCACGTTTATGTATCAGTTGGTCTCTTCACTTTGCTGGGATTGGTATCATTGTGTTTAATGGCCAGAGTGGCTCTGTGTACCCACTTGTTACCAAGGACACATTATCTGTCACTCCATGTATTCATTTTCTGTGCCTCTTTTGTGCGCAGCTTAGATATTTTGCTTGAAAGCCATGACATGAAATACCTGTTTCCCATCACCATAGCAATGGTTGCTGGAGAGTTTGGCTGGCCTTGCTTGACAGCAGCTCTTGCAGTGTTGTTAATAGCAGTGCTGAAGGAATGGCAGCATCCAAATCATCCTCACCGAGCTTTAGTCCTATACTTGTTCACTGGCTTACACCTTGTTGCATTGCCTATTGCTCATTTCTCTGTGCTTTGGCTTGAACAGGATAACATACCTGTTGTAGTGATAATAAGGGCTTTTTCAACAGGCTGGGGTGGTGCCATAGGCATTGGTGGAATGTGGGCAGTATGGAGAGAAAGCCGGGACAATTCCTCTCACATGACTGGCGTGCAGTCCAACAACAATGTGGGAAACCATCCCAACATCTCACATCCAGCCCGCTTGGTGTTAACAGCGGCATTGACTCAGCTTCTCCTTGCAGGACTCCACCTCTACAGCCTTCTAGTGCCAAATTCCCCCGAGACACATGCGTGGATCTGGTGGAGTTGTGTCACTGTCTCTAGGGGCTTGGAGCTGATCGTGGGCAGCACCCTCCTCACTGCTGCAGCTCTGACTTTGACCAGACAGAGCCCATGTAACGTCTTTAGTAGCTGTTGTCAGAAGCGGACCGTGGAAATTGTGCATCCAGCAGAGATCAAAATGATTCACCCAATGGGTGTTTACACTCTGCAGCCTGCCAGACCCAAGAATGAACATGCTCAAACCATAGCTGCGTTATCTTTAAGTAATTCTTACAAAGAGAAAAGAGACCAGAGTAGCTTAGACTACGTTACCTCAGATTTTCAACTTGTTTGGAGTCATTCTCGTCAAAGACCCCTTGGTGCTTCTCAGAACACACAACACCTCTTAGGAGATGATGGTGTTCTTCAGTCGTGTACTGATAAGCCCTTTAATGACCTGCCAAATGCTCACATTCTCACACACAAACCCAGAATCGGGGTCATTGACCCTTTTCTAGGTCCCAGTGCATTCACTGCCGTTGTGCCCAGAAATAGAATGTACGTAGACCCACAGTCATGCTTACCACTTCAAGAAGATCTCAAGTCTTCCCAAGATGGCGGTCTTAACTATGCCAGTAAAAGTTCGACCTTATTGTCTGGTAGTAGTGGGAGTAGCAAGCTCTATTCATCCCCTCAAATTCCTCTCAGATCTAGCAGGAGCTGGGATGAGATCTCTACAGGTCACATCTATGAAGATTTGACAAAGGCCAAACATGGGTCTGTCGATGAGGGTTTGTCAGATCTCTCCGATCTTAACAGTGAGAACATGAATGACCTCTTCTTTAGTGAGGCCGGAAGTCCTGTCTTCATCAGGCCTGCTAGGAAACAACAGAAGCGCAATTATGCTGCGTGCTACATTAGGGCAAATTATCTAAAGCAGAATTCTGTTCCTCCTCTTTCCATCATGTCTCAGCACAGAGATTCTGGTGGAATTTTTCAGTCTGATCCTTCCCAGGCGGTGGGAAGCCACAAGCAACCCATCGAGCAGTCTGGAAACAAACTAAATTCCACCCAGCGTTCTATAACAAAGCAGAATTCCACCCAAGTCCCAAGTAATCGGCAAATGTCTAGCCAGAACCCGCTCAATGAGTTTTGCCCTGACATAATACCTACAAATAGCAAGATTGCCCCGTTGCCTGACCTCCCCACAACTCACAACTCCAGCCAGCATGTTGCCATCCACACTCCTTCAACCCGAACCATTTCCATGAACCAGCTGCTGCCCTCCGGATCAACCAAGCCTAGGGGTCAACTGTAA